One Candidatus Omnitrophota bacterium DNA window includes the following coding sequences:
- a CDS encoding N-acetyltransferase, with product MRDKFVRLGKFFVKEANVCIGQKTGRKIKDLNLVIGDHAFIRRGTVIYLGSRIGDNFETGHNAVIREENVIGNDFSIWNNSVVDYGCNIGNGVKIHSNCYIAQFTVIEDGVFIAPGVSFANDMHPGCNYFRKCMKGPHICKGAILGVNVTVLPYVTIGAKAFIGAGSVVTKDIPPRALAYGNPARVIKDIGRLVCTKGFTDKPYSEEK from the coding sequence ATGAGAGATAAGTTTGTCAGGCTGGGAAAATTCTTTGTTAAAGAAGCAAATGTGTGTATCGGGCAAAAAACAGGCAGAAAAATAAAGGATTTAAATCTTGTCATCGGAGACCATGCGTTTATAAGAAGAGGGACTGTAATCTATCTCGGTTCCAGGATCGGCGATAATTTTGAAACAGGGCATAATGCGGTTATAAGGGAAGAAAATGTTATAGGAAATGATTTCAGTATATGGAATAATTCTGTGGTTGACTATGGATGCAATATAGGAAACGGTGTTAAAATACATTCGAACTGCTATATTGCGCAGTTTACAGTTATAGAAGACGGAGTGTTTATAGCGCCGGGAGTAAGTTTTGCCAATGATATGCATCCGGGGTGCAATTATTTTAGGAAATGTATGAAAGGCCCGCATATATGCAAAGGTGCGATTTTAGGAGTGAATGTAACGGTTTTGCCTTATGTAACAATAGGCGCAAAGGCTTTTATTGGAGCAGGAAGCGTTGTTACAAAAGACATTCCGCCGCGTGCGCTTGCCTATGGTAATCCGGCTCGGGTTATAAAAGATATCGGCCGGCTTGTTTGCACAAAGGGGTTTACGGATAAGCCCTATTCCGAGGAAAAATAA
- a CDS encoding DegT/DnrJ/EryC1/StrS family aminotransferase, with the protein MKVPFMDFTRIHKPLKKDFQNAFNVTTDKGDFILGSPVAEFENHFASFCGCRYAIGVGSGTDALYLSLLALGVGPGDEVITAANTFIATVLAISYTGACPVLVDVNPKTYNIDIAGMEKAITNKTKVLLPVHLYGSIADMDEIKNIADVRGLKIIEDACQAHGALYKGKRAGAMGDAGCFSFYPAKNLGAFGDGGMIVTDNSAIVGKARLLRNYGSVKKYYHDIKGFNSRLDTLQARLLDIKLPSLAGWNESRRRAADVYVKELASAGCVVPEVSDDRQDVYHLFIIRTAKRDQLQAFLKERGVDTGIHYPIPIHKTEAFKELGGRGAFSITEKYAAEILSLPMFPGITDEEILYVCNIIKEFFKK; encoded by the coding sequence ATGAAAGTACCGTTTATGGATTTTACAAGAATTCACAAGCCACTTAAGAAAGATTTTCAGAACGCATTTAACGTAACCACGGATAAGGGGGATTTTATATTAGGGTCTCCGGTCGCGGAATTTGAAAATCATTTCGCTTCTTTTTGCGGGTGCCGTTATGCCATCGGAGTAGGTTCCGGTACAGATGCCCTTTATTTGTCTTTGCTCGCCCTCGGCGTCGGCCCGGGAGATGAGGTTATTACCGCCGCAAATACCTTTATAGCTACAGTACTCGCCATCAGTTATACAGGAGCTTGCCCTGTGCTGGTTGATGTTAATCCTAAAACGTACAATATTGATATTGCCGGAATGGAGAAAGCCATCACCAATAAAACAAAAGTATTACTGCCTGTTCATTTATACGGTTCTATAGCCGATATGGACGAAATAAAAAATATAGCGGATGTTCGCGGGCTTAAAATTATAGAAGATGCCTGTCAGGCTCATGGAGCGTTGTATAAGGGCAAGAGGGCGGGAGCCATGGGAGATGCGGGATGCTTCAGTTTTTATCCCGCGAAAAACCTAGGGGCGTTCGGTGACGGCGGAATGATTGTGACGGATAATAGCGCTATAGTGGGAAAAGCGAGGCTGCTGCGAAATTACGGTTCGGTCAAAAAATACTATCATGACATAAAGGGTTTTAACAGTCGCCTTGATACGCTGCAGGCTCGTTTGCTTGATATCAAGCTGCCCTCATTGGCCGGATGGAATGAATCCCGGAGGCGTGCAGCCGATGTTTATGTAAAAGAATTGGCATCGGCCGGTTGCGTTGTGCCGGAGGTATCTGATGACAGGCAGGATGTATATCACCTTTTTATCATCAGGACAGCTAAAAGAGATCAATTGCAGGCATTTCTTAAAGAGAGAGGAGTGGATACTGGAATACACTATCCGATTCCGATTCATAAAACGGAAGCGTTTAAAGAACTTGGCGGCCGCGGCGCTTTCAGCATTACGGAAAAATATGCGGCGGAGATTCTTTCGCTGCCGATGTTTCCCGGCATAACGGATGAGGAAATTCTTTACGTGTGTAATATTATAAAGGAATTCTTTAAAAAATGA
- a CDS encoding glycosyltransferase family 2 protein has protein sequence MMNGKKIIVILPAYNEQGKISNVVRKVKTQIAAGIVDECLVVNDGSTDATAAEAEKEGATLISKENAGVGSAIRSGLGYASDKNYDIAVIMAGDDQDDPSEIRGVVSPIAEGNRDFVQGSRRIDGGRVVNMPLFRSVTTKIYSYIFKFTTGFPCTDGTNGFRAIKLSVLKNKKINLAQKWLDTYELEPYLFYKVVALGYNVSEAPVTKRYHKGIVGYTKMVPVKDWWNILKPLVYLKIGLKK, from the coding sequence ATGATGAACGGGAAAAAAATAATTGTTATTTTGCCCGCTTATAACGAACAGGGGAAAATTTCTAATGTCGTAAGAAAAGTTAAAACTCAGATTGCTGCCGGAATTGTAGATGAGTGTCTTGTCGTTAATGACGGTTCCACCGATGCGACGGCCGCCGAGGCCGAAAAAGAAGGGGCCACTCTCATAAGTAAGGAAAACGCCGGAGTAGGTTCGGCTATCAGAAGTGGATTGGGCTATGCCTCTGATAAAAATTATGATATTGCCGTGATTATGGCGGGCGATGATCAGGATGACCCATCGGAAATCAGGGGGGTGGTTTCTCCCATAGCGGAGGGAAATCGGGATTTCGTTCAAGGTTCCCGCCGGATTGACGGGGGGCGGGTTGTGAATATGCCGTTATTCCGGAGTGTAACAACAAAAATATACTCTTATATTTTTAAGTTTACAACGGGATTCCCGTGTACGGACGGAACTAATGGATTTAGGGCAATTAAGCTGAGCGTGCTTAAAAATAAAAAAATAAATTTAGCTCAAAAATGGCTTGATACTTATGAGTTGGAACCTTATCTTTTTTATAAGGTTGTTGCATTGGGTTATAATGTGAGCGAAGCGCCTGTAACAAAGAGATATCATAAGGGAATTGTAGGGTATACAAAAATGGTTCCCGTTAAGGATTGGTGGAATATTCTGAAACCGTTGGTTTATCTCAAAATTGGTCTAAAAAAATAA